In one Bombyx mori chromosome 4, ASM3026992v2 genomic region, the following are encoded:
- the LOC101735695 gene encoding sodium leak channel NALCN isoform X1, with translation MLGRKQSLKGEPVLADYGPEESLNESADIEWVNKLWVRRILRLCALLSLMSVSLNTPKSFEKYPYLQTITFVVDCCVTLLFTAEMIAKMHIRGILKGDVAYLKDHWCQFDASMVFFLWVSVLLQMFELTGIVPRYSYLSILRAPRPLIMIRFLRVFLKFSMPKSRINQIFKRSSQQIYNVTLFFLFFMSLYSLLGVQFFGELTHHCVRNNTHPSDITINSLAIPDTFCSPDPDSGYQCPSGMKCMKLNLSKYIMGFNGFEEFTTSLFTVYQASSQEGWVFIMYRAIDSLPTWRSALYFSTMIFFLAWLVKNVFIAVITETFNEIRVQFQQMWGVRNPITKGSTTQFFTGDDNGWKLVTIDENKHSGTAPDIFHRLLRSAYFRLLVMSAVLANGIITASMQFHHDGNPREYFYQKYYYIEIAFTIFLDLEALLKIWCLGLKGYFKHSVHKFELLLAIGTTLHIIPQLYMSAFTYFQVLRVVRLIKASPILEGFVYKIFGPGKKLGSLIIFTMCLLIISSSISMQLFCFLCEFTKFETFDEAFMSMFQILTQEAWVEVMDETMVRTSQTLTPLVAIYFILYHLFVTLIVLSLFVAVILDNLELDEDIKKLKQLKYRQQSAEIKESLPFRLRIFEKFPDSPQMTKLHKVPGDFNLPKVRESFMRQFVCEVEGEEEAGGAGPGGADLSRRTFEYISVAKIAFPYRKRCLVKTLVVAPPSQRPSSALRRHVVTSIIEDSNNHRPLLGDSAMLATGGKSGLKPQGTISSAKQLRVDQKKVKLENLLRRFGSRSIRRSVRSGSIKLKQTYEHLLENGDIGAASRVVPSSRARPPYLDIRLLQAKRQQAEMRRNQREEDLRENHPLFDTPLLIVPRESRFRKICRAIVDARYDARLRDPITGNERKVHYKSFHNFLGLVTYMDWVMIMVTTLSCLSMMFETPTYRVMENFVLQIAEYGFVIFMSLELALKILADGLFFTPKAYLKDAAAVLDVFIYIVSLTFLCWMPRRVPPGSPAQMLMILRCVRPLRIFTLVPHMRKVVYELCRGFMEILLVSTLLILLMFVFALYGVQIYGGRLARCNDPTILRREDCVGVFMRRVFVTKMKLKPGQNQTFPSMLVPRVWANPKRFSFDNIGDALLTLFEVLSFKGWLDVRDVLIKALGPVHAIYIHVYIFLGCMIGLTLFVGVVIANYSENKGTALLTVDQRRWCDLKKRLKIAQPLHLPPRPNKRKIRAFAYDVTQNLAFKRVIAFVVLINSALLAVTWSKYSRYTEHLALTSALLTLVFVVEVLLKTIAFTPRGYWQSRRNRYDLLVTVAGCIWIFMHFTLKNDLSYFVGFMVVILRFFTITGKHTTLKMLMLTVGVSVCKSFFIIFGMFLLVFFYALAGTIVFGNVKYGEGIGRRANFNSPIHSVAMLFRIVTGEDWNKIMHDCMVAPPYCTPADNYWETDCGNFTASLAYFCTFYVIITYIVLNLLVAIIMENFSLFYSNEEDALLSYADIRNFQNTWNIVDVHQKGVIPVRKVKFILRLLKGRLECDTHKERLLFKYMCYELERLHNGEDVTFHDVINMLSYRTVDIRKSLQMEELLAREEFEFLIEEEVAKQTIRTWLEGCLKKIRANSSKQQTSLIAGLRKTNEQAVDMSGEKDKEKSDTEAQQTVTATGRVEMTESASQPAMSNITSSSFDSQPSKRSSAKAQFKRPCLPSVTVPRPESPIKKYLQPTLSDPHPALKKSPPVMKSNSRTTHNTHASAAREQPALHDVRSWWTAQLGRHPLVDTE, from the exons CTATGGGTTAGAAGAATTTTGAGACTATGTGCCCTTTTGAGTTTGATGTCTGTATCTTTAAACACACCAAAATCATTTGAGAAGTATCCTTATCTTCAAACTATAACTTTTGTAGTTGATTGCTGCGTAACTCTACTTTTTACTGCTGAAATGATTGCTAAAATGCACATAAGAGGAATTCTTAAG GGGGATGTCGCATACCTAAAAGATCATTGGTGCCAATTTGATGCTTCTATGGTATTTTTTCTTTGGGTATCTGTATTGCTACAAATGTTTGAGTTAACAGGAATTGTACCTAGATACAGCTATTTAAGCATACTAAGAGCACCTAGGCCATTAATTATGATACGGTTTTTAAGAGtatttttgaagttttcaatGCCAAAATCTAGAATAAACCAGATATTCAA GAGATCAAGTCAACAAATCTACAATGTTACACTATTCTTCTTGTTTTTTATGTCACTGTATAGTTTGCTTGGTGTTCAATTTTTTGGAGAGCTCACACATCATTGTGTTAGGAACAACACCCACCCAAG TGACATAACGATAAACTCATTAGCAATCCCAGACACGTTTTGCTCCCCTGACCCTGACTCTGGATATCAGTGCCCTTCTGGTATGAAATGTATGAAACTAAATTTATCAAAGTATATTATGGGCTTCAATGGATTCGAGGAATTTA CAACAAGTTTATTTACGGTATACCAGGCGTCTTCACAAGAAGGATGGGTGTTTATAATGTATCGAGCTATAGATTCGTTGCCAACTTGGAGATCTGCCTTATACTTTAg CACGATGATATTTTTCTTGGCCTGGCTGGTAAAAAACGTGTTCATAGCTGTCATCACGGAGACCTTCAATGAGATTAGAGTTCAGTTCCAGCAGATGTGGGGCGTTCGGAATCCAATAACTAAAGGTAGCACGACTCAGTTCTTTACTGGCGACGACAACGGCTGGAAATTGGTCACTATTGATGAAAATAAACATTCAG GTACTGCACCAGATATATTTCATCGATTGTTGCGATCCGCTTACTTTCGGCTTTTGGTGATGAGCGCGGTGTTAGCAAATGGAATTATAACAGCCTCTATGCAGTTTCATCACGACGGAAACCCCAGAGAATATTTCTACCAGAAGTATTACTATATAGAA ATTGCATTTACGATTTTCTTGGATTTGGAAGCTTTACTCAAGATCTGGTGTTTGGGTTTGAAAGGATATTTCAAGCATTCTGTCCACAAGTTTGAATTGCTCTTGGCTATTGGGACCACGTTGCACATTATACCCCAGCTGTACATGTCGGCTTTCACTTATTTTCAG GTTCTTCGAGTGGTACGACTAATAAAAGCATCGCCGATATTGGAAGGATTCGTGTACAAGATCTTTGGACCCGGGAAAAAACTAGGAAGCCTTATTATATTCACCATGTGCTTGCTCATCATAAGCTCATCGATTTCGATGCAGTTGTTTTGCTTTCTGTGTGAATTTACCAAATTTGAAACATTTGATGAG GCATTTATGTCAATGTTCCAAATACTCACACAAGAAGCTTGGGTTGAAGTAATGGACGAGACCATGGTTCGAACCAGTCAAACTCTTACCCCATTAGTGGCCATTTACTTCATATTATACCATCTATTCGTCACTCTG ATTGTACTTTCGCTCTTCGTTGCCGTCATTTTAGACAATCTCGAGCTGGACGAGGACATAAAGAAGTTAAAACAATTAAAGTACCGACAGCAGAGCGCCGAAATCAAAGAGAGCCTGCCGTTTAGATTGAGAATATTCGAAAAGTTCCCCGACAGTCCGCAGATGACGAAGCTACACAAAGTCCCTGGGGATTTTAATTTACCAAAG GTGCGAGAGTCGTTCATGCGGCAGTTCGTGTGCGAGGTGGAGGGCGAGGAGgaggcggggggcgcggggccGGGGGGCGCGGACCTGTCCCGCCGCACCTTCGAGTACATCAGCGTCGCCAAGATCGCCTTCCCGTACCGCAAGCGCTGCCTCGTCAAGACGCTGGTGGTGGCGCCGCCCTCGCAGCGACCCAGCTCGGCGCTGCGGAGACACGTCGTCACCTCCATTATAGA GGACTCCAATAATCACCGACCGCTACTGGGAGACTCTGCAATGTTAGCGACCGGAGGGAAGTCAGGTCTGAAACCTCAAGGCACTATATCCAGTGCGAAACAACTTCGCGTCGATCAAAAAAA AGTAAAATTGGAAAACTTACTGCGTAGGTTCGGCTCGCGTTCGATAAGACGGTCGGTCCGAAGCGGATCCATCAAGTTGAAGCAGACCTATGAGCATTTGTTAGAGAACGGCGACATCGGCGCCGCGTCGCGCGTCGTGCCCTCGTCGCGAGCGCGCCCGCCATACCTCGACATCCGCTTGCTGCAAGCCAAGAGGCAACAGGCCGAAATGCGACg AAATCAACGTGAAGAAGACCTCCGCGAAAATCACCCGTTGTTTGATACGCCGCTGCTAATAGTGCCTAGAGAGTCACGATTTCGAAAGATTTGTCGAGCCATTGTCGACGCACGGTATGACGCGAGACTTCGAGATCCAATTACTGGCAATGAAAGGAAAGTGCACTACAAAAGTTTTCA taatttcCTCGGCTTAGTAACTTACATGGATTGGGTAATGATCATGGTGACGACGTTGTCGTGTTTATCTATGATGTTCGAAACACCCACGTACAGAGTCATGGAAAACTTCGTTTTACAA ATTGCAGAATACGGCTTCGTGATTTTCATGAGCCTCGAATTGGCTTTGAAGATTTTGGCCGATGGATTGTTTTTCACACCCAAGGCTTACCTCAAAGATGCCGCTGCCGTGTTAGATGTCTTTATATACATT GTGTCGCTGACATTCCTGTGCTGGATGCCGCGGCGCGTGCCGCCCGGCTCGCCCGCGCAGATGCTGATGATCCTCCGCTGCGTGCGCCCGCTCCGGATCTTCACCCTCGTGCCGCACATGCGCAAGGTCGTCTACGAGCTGTGTAGAGGCTTCATGGAAATTCTACTG GTATCGACGTTATTGATCTTATTGATGTTTGTTTTTGCACTGTACGGAGTTCAAATCTACGGCGGTAG ATTGGCTCGATGCAATGATCCGACTATACTCCGTCGCGAAGACTGCGTTGGAGTTTTCATGAGACGCGTGTTTGTCACCAAGATGAAACTGAAACCCGGACAAAATCAAACGTTCCCTTCGATGCTCGTGCCGAGAGTGTG GGCAAACCCCAAACGTTTTAGCTTCGATAACATCGGCGATGCTCTCCTGACACTGTTCGAAGTGCTCTCGTTCAAGGGATGGCTGGATGTTCGAGATGTACTGATAAAGGCTTTGGGTCCT GTTCACGCAATTTACATACATGTGTACATATTTCTGGGATGCATGATTGGTTTGACGTTGTTTGTCGGTGTTGTCATCGCGAATTACTCCGAGAACAAGGGAACGGCGCTGCTCACTGTCGATCAAAGGAGATG GTGTGATTTGAAGAAGAGATTGAAAATCGCGCAACCGCTACATCTCCCCCCGCGACCAAATAAAAGGAAAATAAGGGCTTTTGCCTATGACGTCACTCAAAATCTGGCTTTCAAGAGAGTGATCGCCTTCGTTGTTCTTATAAATAGTGCACTACTTGCAGTCACG TGGTCAAAATATTCCCGATACACGGAGCACTTGGCCCTAACTTCGGCTCTTCTAACATTGGTGTTCGTGGTCGAAGTTCTGCTGAAGACCATAGCGTTCACGCCCCGCGGATACTGGCAGAGTCGGCGCAACAGATACGATCTACTTGTAACCGTCGCTGGATGTATATGGATATTTATGCATTTTACGCTCAAG AACGATCTATCATATTTCGTCGGGTTCATGGTAGTGATACTCCGGTTCTTTACGATAACGGGCAAACACACCACACTCAAGATGTTGATGCTGACCGTCGGCGTCAGCGTCTGCAAGAGCTTCTTCATCATATTCGGCATGTTCTTGTTGGTGTTCTTCTATGCATTGGCCGGCACTATCGTGTTCGGAAATGTCAAATACGGTGAAGGAATTGGAAG ACGCGCGAACTTCAACTCGCCGATCCACAGCGTGGCGATGCTGTTCCGCATCGTGACCGGCGAGGACTGGAACAAGATAATGCACGACTGCATGGTGGCGCCGCCCTACTGCACCCCCGCCGACAACTACTGGGAGACGGACTGCGGGAACTTCACCGCGTCGCTCGCTTACTTCTGCACTTTCTACGTCATCATCACGTACATCGTGCTCAACTTGCTTGTGG CCATCATAATGGAGaacttttcattattttattctaacgaAGAAGATGCCCTACTATCGTACGCCGATATAAGAAATTTTCAGAACACTTGGAACATTGTGGATGTACACCAAAAAGGTGTTATACCGGTTAGgaag GTGAAGTTCATATTACGTTTATTAAAAGGTCGCTTGGAATGCGACACTCACAAAGAGCGCCTCCTGTTCAAATACATGTGCTACGAGCTGGAGCGGCTCCACAACGGCGAGGACGTTACATTCCATGACGTCATCAA TATGCTGTCTTACCGAACTGTGGACATTCGAAAGTCATTACAAATGGAGGAGTTGTTAGCGAGGGAAGAGTTTGAATTTCTCATTGAAGAGGAAGTAGCGAAGCAGACTATCCGGACTTGGTTGGAAGGCTGCCTTAAGAAAATAAGAGCAAACAGCAGC AAACAGCAAACCAGTCTTATTGCTGGATTGCGTAAGACAAACGAACAAGCGGTCGATATGAGCGGCGAAAAAGACAAAGAGAAATCGGATACTGAAGCTCAA CAAACTGTCACCGCAACCGGCCGCGTTGAAATGACTGAATCTGCTTCTCAGCCTGCTATGTCAa ataTTACATCTTCGTCGTTTGACTCACAACCATCGAAGCGATCTTCCGCAAAAGCTCAATTTAAACGACCGTGCTTACCATCCGTCACGGTGCCAAG ACCAGAAAGTCCcattaaaaaatatcttcaaCCAACCCTCAGCGACCCGCATCCTGCACTTAAGAAATCCCCAC CGGTTATGAAAAGCAACAGTCGCACGACGCACAACACGCACGCCAGCGCCGCCCGCGAGCAGCCCGCGCTCCACGACGTGCGCTCATGGTGGACGGCGCAGCTCGGCAGACATCCGCTCGTCGACACCGAATGA